One window of the Pedobacter ginsengisoli genome contains the following:
- a CDS encoding RNA polymerase sigma factor, which translates to MKVYPDFTDSELITLICEGNENAFAEIYNRYWKQVLYYAAQKTGDMIAAEDIVQDVFVSLWKRRDQLEIKSEFKNYLIVSIKYRVLKFLSRERIKRLAEESNAPAYDLLDDSTQQYLDFDELRTALEEMVGKLPEKSALIYRMNKEEGLSHREIAYEMGMSEKAVNSNLVRTKKILRAGLHTFLFSFLL; encoded by the coding sequence ATGAAGGTATATCCTGATTTTACTGATTCAGAGTTGATCACATTAATTTGTGAAGGTAATGAAAATGCGTTTGCAGAAATCTACAACCGGTATTGGAAGCAGGTATTGTATTATGCAGCTCAAAAAACTGGTGACATGATTGCTGCTGAAGATATTGTACAGGATGTATTTGTCTCTTTATGGAAAAGAAGAGATCAGCTGGAGATCAAGTCAGAGTTTAAAAACTACTTAATTGTTTCCATAAAATACAGAGTACTTAAATTTTTAAGCAGAGAAAGGATTAAAAGATTAGCTGAAGAAAGCAATGCACCTGCTTATGATCTGCTGGATGATTCAACTCAGCAATACCTCGATTTTGATGAACTTCGTACTGCACTTGAAGAGATGGTTGGCAAACTTCCGGAAAAGAGCGCTCTTATTTATCGTATGAATAAGGAAGAAGGGCTAAGTCATAGGGAAATTGCCTATGAAATGGGGATGTCAGAAAAGGCAGTCAATTCGAATCTGGTCAGAACAAAGAAAATACTTCGCGCAGGACTGCACACTTTCCTTTTTAGTTTCCTGCTCTAA